In Nanoarchaeota archaeon, the DNA window GAACCCGTGATATCTTTCGAGTACACGGCACCGCCCACTCCCGCAGCCAATATTCCAAATACTGCCAAAAGAGGCAATACGCCGATTTCTGTTTCAGGCTTTTTTCCCGTAGGATATTGTTGAGCGTTCTCATCGGCAATAAAGTTTCTGAAAAGAGCATCGTGTTTCCTTGAGTCTGACGTAATTGCGGCAAGAACTTTATTCAAATCAGATGTATCGCCGAAGTACGAGTTTGCGATACCTATGTACACTTTATTGAGAGAATTATCAACTGTTTTAGAGAGGCTGCCTGCGGCTTCTTCAATGTATCTACCTACAAGACTGATTCCGTTTTCAACTCCTTTCATACCACCAATCCCCTCACAAACATCATGAAACTCTCGTCGAGTTTCAAGCCATTTCAAGGTTTGTTTTGCGCTGAAGCAGGCCAAACCATTGAAAGTGTTACTATTCGTATACGGTGAACCACTATCAAAGAGTAACGCTACACTATTATTATGTGACGAATGGGTATATAAATGTTAGAAAGAGTGATTTTTAAGGATTTTCTGCTAAAATTGGAGAAATACGGCAGGGGATAAAGAAAAAATAAGGCAAATGATAAATTATATATTTTTCAGCCGTCATTCAAGCATAGGATGTTCCTTTAGCTTCGGATTATATTCTACACTTATGTTGATTTAGAGGATTTGCTTTTGCAATATGAAATAATATTCATTTCGCATTATTTCCCATTTTGCCGGCAATGATTGTTATCCCGCCCATGTACGGCACAAGAACATCCGGCACTTTAATTGTCCCGTCTTTCTGCTGGTAATTCTCGATTATTGCGACCATCGCCCTTGAAGTGGCGATCGCAGTAGAATTCAAAGTATGCACAAGTTCTGGTTTGTCTGATGTTGATTTTCGAAAGCGCACAGCAAGCCGCCTTGACTGGAAATCAGTGCAGTTGGAACATGAAACAACTTCGCGGTATGCGTTCTGCGACGGCATCCACGCCTCTATGTCGTATTTTTTCGAGGCGACAACGCCCATGTCGCCGACGCATATATTGACCACATGATACGGAATTTTTAGCTGCTGAAATATCTCTTCTGCAATTTTCAGCAACTCGTCATGGATTTTCCACGAATCTTTCGGCTCGGAAAATACGAACATCTCGACCTTGTTGAACTGGTGCACACGGAAAATTCCTTTTGTGTCTTTTCCGTGCGAACCCGCTTCCTTCCTGAAACAGGGGCTTACGCCCGCATATTTCAGCGGAAGGTCTTTTGCATCAAGAATCTCGTTCATGTGCATAGGGCCGATCGCATGCTCTGAAGTCGCAATTAAGTAAAGGTCTTCGCCTTCGATTTTATACATCACTTTCTCAAAGTCGGACATATCGGTTACGCATTCATACGGCTTTCTCTGAATCATGTACGGCGGCTCTACAAGTGTAAAGCCTTTTTTTGCGAGTATTTCGAGTGCGAATCTAATCAATGCATAATCAATGAGCACAAGCTCGTTTTTGAGGTAATAAAAGCGAGAGCCGGAAACATTTGCCGCGCGCTCCAAATCCGCAATGTCGAGTTTTTCAATTATGTCAACATGGCTTTTCAGCGGAAAATCGAATTTCGGGATTGTGCCCCATTTCTTTATTTCGACATTTTCGGTATCGTCTTTACCGGCAGGAACCGTTTCGTGAAGAATGTTCGGAAATTTCATCAGAGCCGTGCGAATCCCTTCTTCCTCTTTTGCGATTTCGGAATCAAATTCCCTGATTTTGTCCGAGAGCTTTTTCATTTTTTCGATGATTACATTGGCGTCCTTTTTTTCCTTTTTCAATTTAGCGACTTCCTCCGCAAGCTTGTTTCGCTCGCATTTTGCATCGTCTGCTTCTTTTGAAAGCGTGCGCCAGACTTTGTCCTGCGTGATGACTTCATCAACAAGAGGAATCATTTCTTTTGCGCCTCTTTTTTTCAGGTCGCTTATGATAACATGCGGCGTCTCGCGGAACAATTTTATGTCAAGCATATCATTACTTAGAAATTCAAGAGATTTAAAGGTTTATGAAAGGAAAAACCGCCATTGATTGGATTTAACTCGGCGGGTTTATGAAGTTCTGCGTTAGCAGAATTTGGGCGAGCCGCAGCGAGCCATAAAACTGCATGTTATATTCTCCGAACGAAGTAAGGACGAGGAGCGAAGCGACGAAGAAGTCAACGGTGGGGGCTCATTAAACGAAATACCTTTCTGCCAGAATTATGGCTTCTTGCGTCTTTTTATCAATCTCTTCCATATTTAGTTTGCCCTGAACTATTTTCAAGATTTCTTCTGCTCTACCCTTTTTTGAAGAAAAGCTTGAGACTGACAAATTATAAACGTTCGTTCCAGCAGGAAATTTATCGATTTGAATTACGGTTGTATCACCCACAATTTGGTATTTCATTGCACCTACGGGGGTGCTACGTTGTGCCATTAGGGGATAAAAAGCGTACTTTTCGCGCGCATTCCGCGTACCAACATCATCAGAAACCAAAGGCAAAAATATATCCCTTCAGATAGTACAAAATCGCATTTATCAGCATAACGTAACTTACCAGCGCGACTACCGCAACTGCAAGGCTTCTTTTCCAATCAGGAATCCAGAATTTGCCAAGCGCAATTCCGATAAAAAACCCGATGATGTGCGAAACAAAGGCAGTATTGCTCACAACGCCCTGTGAGATTGCAACAACGTTATAGATAAAATACATGAGCGCAGAGACGCCGACAGGAGCTAATAGCAGCAATGAAAAACGCATCGGCTTTGTAAGCATTGCAAGCGCAGCAAGCGTGAAAATCGCAGCTGATGCCCCGAGCATTCCCGCGCCGGGATAAACCGGAATGCTTAAGAGAAAAGACAGAATGCCTCCTGCAAAAAACGCAAATAAGAGCTTTTGCGCGCCTAAATCGCGCTCCGCAAATCCGCCAAAAATGTAGAGAAACAGCATATTTCCCGCAAGATGGGTGATGCTTGCATGAGCAAAAATTGCAGTTATCAAAAGAAGGTAATTTTTTGAAAGAAGCGCGGAATAGCTGAATGCAAGATCCGCTCCGTAGAACCATGAATATATGCTGGCAGCTATTGAAGCCAGTATGAGTGTGTTCGTTATTCTGCCCATATTCCGTATATCTCCGGCAATACATATATAGATTTGGTAGCCTGATAACGCCTTTTTATAGATTAGCGCCAAATGTTAGGCATA includes these proteins:
- the serS gene encoding serine--tRNA ligase; this encodes MLDIKLFRETPHVIISDLKKRGAKEMIPLVDEVITQDKVWRTLSKEADDAKCERNKLAEEVAKLKKEKKDANVIIEKMKKLSDKIREFDSEIAKEEEGIRTALMKFPNILHETVPAGKDDTENVEIKKWGTIPKFDFPLKSHVDIIEKLDIADLERAANVSGSRFYYLKNELVLIDYALIRFALEILAKKGFTLVEPPYMIQRKPYECVTDMSDFEKVMYKIEGEDLYLIATSEHAIGPMHMNEILDAKDLPLKYAGVSPCFRKEAGSHGKDTKGIFRVHQFNKVEMFVFSEPKDSWKIHDELLKIAEEIFQQLKIPYHVVNICVGDMGVVASKKYDIEAWMPSQNAYREVVSCSNCTDFQSRRLAVRFRKSTSDKPELVHTLNSTAIATSRAMVAIIENYQQKDGTIKVPDVLVPYMGGITIIAGKMGNNAK
- a CDS encoding rhomboid family intramembrane serine protease, whose product is MGRITNTLILASIAASIYSWFYGADLAFSYSALLSKNYLLLITAIFAHASITHLAGNMLFLYIFGGFAERDLGAQKLLFAFFAGGILSFLLSIPVYPGAGMLGASAAIFTLAALAMLTKPMRFSLLLLAPVGVSALMYFIYNVVAISQGVVSNTAFVSHIIGFFIGIALGKFWIPDWKRSLAVAVVALVSYVMLINAILYYLKGYIFAFGF